The genomic segment GAGGCGAGCCGGCGGGCTACCGCAACGGGTACCGGACGGGCCGGATGAAGACGGCGGAGGGCATGGTCGAGTACGCCGCCCCGCAGGTGCGGGCCACGGCCGAGCCGTTCGCCTCGGCGATCCGGGCGGGCCTGACCGGCCGCACGGAGGCTCTGGAAGACCTCGCCATCGAGCTCTACGCGCGCGGGCTCTCCACCCGGGATATCGAGGCCACCTTCACCGACGGGGAGGGCCGCCGGCTCCTGAGCCGGGCGGCGGTGAGCGAGATCACCGAGCGGCTGTGGGAGGACTACGCCGCCTTCACCGGGCGCGACCTCGCCGAGCACAAGATCGTCTACCTCTACGTCGACGGCATCGCCGAGCGGCTGCGCGCCGGCCGGCCGCGCGAGGCGGTGATCGCCGCCTGGGGCATCGGCGAGGACGGCCGCAAGGTGCTGCTGCACCTGATGGCGGGCTCGAGGGAGGACACCGAGACGGTGCGCGCCTTCTTCCAGGACATGCGCGGCCGCGGGCTCGGCGATCCGCTGCTGGTCGTCTCGGACGGCGCGCCCGGCATCATCCGCGCCATCGAGGAGTGCTTCCCGCGCTCGGCCCGGCAGCGGTGCCTCGCCCACCGGATGAGGAACCTGGCCGCCAAGGTGCCGGTCGACCTTTGGCCGGAGTTCAAGGCGCGCGTCACCGCCTGCTACCAGGCGCCCTCACGGGCGATCGCCCGCGACCTCGCCGCCGGCATCAGGGCCGACTACGCCGCCACGGTGCCGAGCGCGGTGGCCTGCTTCGGGGACGATTTCGAGGCCTGCATCGCCCACCTGCGCCTGCCGGTGGCGCACCGTCGGGCGACCCGGACCACGAACCTCCTGGAACGGCTGTTCGTCGAGGAGCGCCGGCGGCTGAAGATCATCCCCAACGGCTTCGGCGAGAAGGCGGTCCTCAAGCTGATGTTCGCGGCGCTGATCCGGGCCGCCGATCGCTGGCGCGGCCTGCGCTTCGGC from the Candidatus Binatia bacterium genome contains:
- a CDS encoding IS256 family transposase gives rise to the protein MTMRVSAADRTRERLEALIDGRLATAPERSDLVRLAARLILEEALEGEVRDRLGRERYQRAGGEPAGYRNGYRTGRMKTAEGMVEYAAPQVRATAEPFASAIRAGLTGRTEALEDLAIELYARGLSTRDIEATFTDGEGRRLLSRAAVSEITERLWEDYAAFTGRDLAEHKIVYLYVDGIAERLRAGRPREAVIAAWGIGEDGRKVLLHLMAGSREDTETVRAFFQDMRGRGLGDPLLVVSDGAPGIIRAIEECFPRSARQRCLAHRMRNLAAKVPVDLWPEFKARVTACYQAPSRAIARDLAAGIRADYAATVPSAVACFGDDFEACIAHLRLPVAHRRATRTTNLLERLFVEERRRLKIIPNGFGEKAVLKLMFAALIRAADRWRGLRFGEFELRQIAAVREDLGAEYEATITRSGQPSQPSFSSRSAP